From the Gemmatimonadota bacterium genome, the window CCTGGTACGGATGCTCTTCGGGCGGTTCAACGCGGTCGAGCGGAAGTTCCTGCCGCGGCGGGAACGGGGCAACGTGGTGATGGAGGCCTGGAGCATGGTCCTGGCCTACGGCGCGCTGGCGGCCGTTTCGGTCTGGTTCGACACGATGGCCGTGGTCCTGTACTGGCTGGCGCCCCGGTTCCTGGGCGAGCCCGTCATGCGTCTCATCCGCATGTCCGAGCACACGGGCTGCCCCCGCATCCGCCATATCCTGCTCAACACGCGCACCGTGCTGACCATCCCCCTGGTCCGGTGGCTGAACTGGAACAACGCGTACCACGCCGAACACCACGCCATTCCTACCGTACCCTTCCATGCCCTGGGCGATCTGCACCGGATCATGGGCCCCCACTTCGAGGAAGTACGGCCGGGATACGTGAATACGCAACTCCACCTGATGGCAAATGGGATGAAGAACAGCGCTGCGAAGGGCGGGTGACCGGCGCGAAGGGCGGCTGGCCGGCACGAAGGGCGGGTGACTGGTGGCTAGCCGTCGGCCGGTTCCGGGGAATCTCCTTTGGGCGTCAGAGGGTCAGCCGACACCAGGTCCGGAGGGCTCACTTCGGCGGCACGACGCACAGGAACCCGAGCGGTTCCTCGCCGATGCTTTCGAACTGGTGCTGTTCGTTGGGGGCGATGTATACCACGTCGCCCGGACCCACGTCGTGCACGTCCCACCCGATGAGCACCTTCGCCCGCCCCCGGAGGATGTAGATGCCGTGGTCGTGGGGATGGCGGTCGAAGGATGACTGTCCGCCCGGTTCGATTTCGAAGTAGCGGACGGAGAAATTGTTCGCCCCGTCGTCGGGACCGATGACCACCCGCACCGATCCGCCCACCGCCCCACCTTTGCTGTAGGGCTGCTTCTCCACGCCGGACCAGTCGTTCGCGCCTTGCTGTCCCTGGTGCTTATGGACGACACCCATTTCAAGCCTCTCCCAAAGACGGGCTATTCACGATGTAGTGAACGGATTACATGAAGTTCCGCACGCCGCTGCCGTGCAGTTCCGATATGCGTTCGGCATCCTTGCGGTCGAATCCGATGGCCACCAGTTCGCGCACACGCTTGCTGTGCATCTCTTCGTAGAGACCCATCACCGCGTCCCGCCCCCGCGCCAGTTGCTCCGGGTGCGAGCCGCCGCCGGCCAGCGTCATCATGGCTTTCAGCACGAAGGGACTGGAACCGGAAGCCTGCTGAAGGAACAGGGTCCGTTCCTCGGCCGCCCGCATCAGATCGTCCTTTATCGACGGGTCCTGCTCGATGTGGTAGGCGAAATGGGATATGCCGTACCCGACGTGCCGGCCCTCGTCCTGGCGCGCCAGCTTGAAGGTACGGGCGGTCACCGGGTCAGGCGCGACCTGCTCCAGGAACATGAGGAGTTCCATGAAGGTCCCCTCGCCCAGGACGTGCATGAGAAAGGAACCGTTGGAGTAATCGTCCTGCGCCAGCAGGCTGCGCAGGGACCATTCGGTCGCGGCCGAGACGTACTGCAGGCCGCCGCCGTTGGCGAGGGCGCGCTTGGTGAACACCTCCGCGTGCCGCGCCTCGTCCATGACCTGCGTGGCCAGGAAGAGGACCACTTCGGAGAACTGGGGATCGATGCGGTTCATGAACTTGGCGGGCAGGTACATGGCCAGGTATTCGTTCTGGATGAGGAAGGTCATGACCTGGCACACCGCCTGCTCCAGGTCGTCCGGCAATACGGGCAGGTCATCCCACGGGATGTCCGTCGTGGCGTCCCACTGCCCCGCCTTGCCCTGCTCGTACAGATCCGCGATGTTATCGGCCCAGACCAGCTTCTTTTCCCGGATGGCGAATCCGAAATCGGGCGTTCCGGGATCGACGACCGAACCCCGCTGCGCCAGGCCGTGTCCGTCGAGCGCCACTTCCGGCACTTCGCCCGCCCTGCCGACCTGGCAGTCCCGCATGAGGATGCCGCGGCCGTCCGCGGGTTTCACGCGGATGTCTCGGTCGGGCTCGCCCCAATCGGTCGTATCGGGCAGTGGAATAGCGAAGTCGGAAGGTTTGTGCTCGTCGGGCTTGGATTCTTCGGACACGGGGTCTTCGGACACGGGGTCTTCGGACACGGGGTCTTCGGACTTGTAGTTTTCGGACATGTTCAGGCCTGTTCCCGAGCGAAAATTGACTTAATGATTCTCGGCAAGTATATGTATGATACTGGGTTTGCCGTTCGATGACAAGATGAAGGTAGAAAGGCGCATCATGAATCTGTCGAGGCTCCGGGTGTTTCGTCTCTGGCGCGTGATGGCGAGGCGCTTCAGGCAGCGCCTGCACGCCAATATCGAGCGCATGCGGACGACCGACCAGGTCTTCGTGATCAGCGCCGCGGTACTGATCGGCGTGCTGGGCGCGGGAGGCGCCATCGCATTCCGCGAACTGATCCTGTTCATCGAGTCCGTGGCCTGGGGCGGTGGATTGTCCGATCGTGTTTCGCTCACCACGCTGGCGGTGCTCACGGTGCCCACGGCCGGGGGCCTGATCGTGGGCATCCTGATCTACTTCAGCACCCGGGAAGCCCGCGGGCTGCCGGACGTCATGGAAGCCGTGGCCCTTCGCGGCGGACGCATCAGACCCCGGGTCGCCGTGGAGACCTCGCTGGCTACCGCCATCAGCATCGGCACGGGGCTGTCGGTGGGCCGCGAAGGCCCCATCGCCCAGATCGGCGCCGCCATCGGCTCCACCTTTGGCCGGCTGTCGCACGTCAACGTCCATCGCATGCGGACCTTCGTGGGGTGCGGCGCGGCCGCGGGCATCGCGGCGACCTTCAACACGCCGATCGCCGGCGCGCTGTTCGCCCTCGAAGTCATCCTGGGAAATTTCTCCTTCAGCCGGTTCAGTCCCATCGTGATCTCTTCGGTGGTGGCTACCGCCATATCCCGCTATTTTCTGGGCAACCAGCCGGCCATCATCGTGCCCCCGCACGGCGTGAACCACCCGCTCGAATTCGCCCTGTACGCCATACTGGGCATCCTGGCCGCTATCGTGGGCACCCTCTTCGTCCGGGCGTTATATGGCGTGGAGGACCTCTACGGAAAGGTGCCGCTTCCGGATTACCTGAAGCCCATGACCGGCGGTCTGCTTGTCGGCGCCCTGGCCCTGCTCTATCCCCAGATCCTCGGGGTGGGATACGATACCATGGACCGGGTCCTGTTCTCCGAACTGGAGTGGCAGTTTCTGCTCATCCTGGTCTTCATGAAAATCGCCGCCACGTCCTTTTCCCTGGGATCGGGCGCCTCGGGCGGCGTGATTGCCCCCTCCCTGTTCGTCGGTTGCATGCTGGGCGGTGCTTACGGCGCCCTGGTCAACCACCTGCTGCCCGGAACGAGCGCATCCGGGGGCGCATACGCGCTGGTGGCCATGGGTGCACTGGTTTCTTCGACCATCCGGACCCCCATGACGTCGATACTGATGATCTTCGAAATGACCGGCAACTACGAACTGATCCTGCCGCTGGCGATATCCGTCATCGTCAGTACGGCACTGTCCGCCTACCTGCTCAAGCCTTCCGTATACACAATGCGCCTCCTTAGGAGAAACGTGGACCTGGAAAAGGGCGAGGAGACGAACATCCTCAGATCGTTGAACGTGGGGCAGGCCCGGGCGGGCTCGTTCGAGACGATACCGCCCCAGGCGCCGCTCGACGACCTGATGTCCCGCCTGGCCGAGAGTACGGACACGGAGTTTTACATCACGGACGATGCGGAGCGTTACCAGGGCACGGTCACATTCGACCGCATCCGAAGTCTCGTCGCGTACGGTGAGGATCTCGAAGGCGTCGTCGTGGCCCACGACATCGCCCAGTTCGACCTGCCGACGGTCACCGACGGCGACACGCTGGACCGGGTCATGCTGCTCTTCGGTAGGCACCAGGTGAACGCCTTTCCCGTCGTCGATCCGGACTCGGGCCGCCTGGTCGGCGTCATCAGCCGCGAGCACGTCATGGACGCCTATAACCGGGAGACGGCCAGACGGGACCTGGCCGGTGAATTCGGGAGCATGGTCGACACGCTGAGCGAAGGACGGGTCGTACAGCTGGGGGACGACTACGCCATGGTCGAAATCAACGCGCCCCGGCAGTTCACGGGCCGTAGCATCCGGCGCCTTCAGATCCGCAGCCGGCACGGGGTTCAGATCCTGCTCATCAGGAAACGGGAGCACCGGGCCGGCCAGGCGAACCAGGCAGAACAATCCGACCGGGACGGCCAGGCGCACTTCGTCCCTGAACCGGACTATGTGATCCGGGAGGAAGACGTCCTGCTCGTCGCCGGAGAACGCGACTGTATAGAACGTATCGTTAACCTGTAATATCTACTTGACAAATGTTTAGTTAGACAGTATATTAGTGGGCTGTATTGTATCGATCGTATTAGCTCGATGAATCGTTGACATCAAGAGGTTCCTTATATACCACATCACATCATGGGAGCGCGAAAATGGGTACCTTTTTGTTACGCAGATTCCCCGCCTGGCTGACGGTCCTGATGCTCGCGGCGATCCCGGCCGCCGCCCAGGAGAATGGAGATTCGACCGTTTCCAGCCTGGTCGAAATCTCGGGGTTCGTCGACGCCAGTTACACCTACTCCAATCTTGACGATGCGAACACCTTCGGTCTCGATCAGGTGGAGATCGATCTGTCGAGGAACCTGGGCGATATCGGCTCGTTGCGTGCGGACCTGGAATGGGTGAGCGACGGCGAAGGCGGGTTCACCCTCGACGCGGAGCAGGGGTACGTGACCCTGGATCTCGGCCTGGGCCGCAGTGAGGGAAACTATCCGACGCTCACGTTCGGCAAGTTCAACGCGCCCATCGGGTTCGAGCTTCTGGACGCGCCGGACATGTACCAGTACTCCCACGCGCTGGTCTTCGATCTGGGACTGCCCACCAACCTCACCGGCGCCATGCTGTCCATGGACCTGGGCGGCGGTATCGACGTGTTGGTCCACCTGTCCAACGGATGGGACCGGAATGTCGACGAAAATACCAACAAGATGATCGGTGGCAGACTCGGTTACAGCCACGAGGATATGGGCGGGATCGGCTTCTCAGCCATGCGTGGCGACGAATCGGGCTTCACGGGAAACCTGACAGTCTACGACATCGACCTGACCCTGACGCCGACGCCGGGACTCCTCATAGGCGGGGAGTTCAACAACGGCCGGACGGACCTGGACGAGGCACTCAAGCAGGAATCCAGCTGGAACGGCTACATGGTCATGGCTCACTTCAGTGTGAACGACGTCATGGGGATTACCGGACGATACGACTACTTCACTAGAGAGGTCGAAAGCAATTATCCGAGTTTTCGGGTTGCGGCGCGTCGCAGCGGAGCGCAGGACCACCCGGTCAGACTGGAAGAAACCCGCCAGGCCCTCACCATCGCCCCGACGTTCGCGCTGACCGACGGCCTGGGGTTCCTCATGGAACTCCGCCGGGATTTCTCCGACGATGAGATTTTCGGGGATCCGGAAGACGGCACATTAGAGAAGTCGATGGTCAATTTCGCCTTCGAGATGACCTATTCGTTCTGAGTCGAAACGGATCCGCAGGTTTTGCCATCCCATCATGGGATCATGAAAATGGGTACCTTTGTGTTACGCAGATTCCACGTCTTGCTGACGGTCCTGATGCTCGCCGCCTTCCCGGCCGCCGCGCAGGAAAACGGCGGGGATGACATGGAGACGGAAGGCGGTGGCACCGCCATCTCCGGCCTGGTCGAAATCTCGGGGTTCGTAGACGCCAGCTACACCTACAACAGTACGGATGATGCAAACTCATTCGGCCTCGACCAGGTGGAGATCGATCTCTCGAGGAACCTGGGCGATATCGGCTCGTTGCGCACGGATCTGGAGTGGGTGAGTGACGGCGAGGGCGGGTTCACCCTCGACGCCGAACAGGGGTACGTGACCCTGGATCTCGGGCTGGGCCGCGGGGAGGGGAACTACCCGACCCTGACCTTCGGTAAGTTCAACGCGCCCATCGGGTTCGAACTCCTGGACGCCCCGGACATGTACCAGTATTCCCACTCGCTGGTCTTCAATAATGGACTGCCCACCAATCTGACCGGCGCCATGCTGTCCATGGACTTGGGAGGAGGTTTCGACGTGGTGGTTCACCTTACGAACGGATGGGACCAGAACGTCGACACCAATACCAACAAGATGATCGGCGGCAGACTCGGATATAGCCATGACGATATGGGCGGCATCGGCTTCTCGGCGATGCGCGGCGACCACGAGGACCCGGTATACGGCTCGGACTTCGTACTGGTCAGCAATCTGACCGTATACGACATCGATCTGACCCTGACGCCGATCCCGAGATTCATCATCGGAGGGGAGTACAACAACGGTAAAAAAGAACTGGCTGTGTCTGAAACAGTACTCAACTGGAACGGCTACTTGGTGATGGCGCACTACCGTCTGACCGACGTCATGGGGTTAACGGGCAGGTACGACTATTTCAACACCTACTCCACCATTACGACACGAGGGGGCAGAATGAACGTTTTTTCAATAACCCGTCAGGCCCTCACCATAGCACCGACGTTCGCGCTGACCGACGGCCTGGGGTTCCTCATGGAACTCCGCCGGGATTTCTCCTTCTATGAGCGCGATAAGGGTTCCGGCGAACGTGAGGATGAGGAGTCGATGGTCAATTTCGCCTTCGAGATGACCTATTCGTTCTGATCCGGACGATCCGCCTGGTCCGCCTGGTCCCGCCCGGTCCGTCCGGTCCGCCCTACCTGAAAGGTTTGATACCTCCGCCCCGGACTGAACGGGACGACTCCTCGGGACCGCTTCAGTACAGATCGGCTTCGCCGGCACTCGCCCGCAGGATCTCGGGCTCCTCGCCGGTCAGATCGACCACCGTGGACGGCTCCGGAACAATGACGCCGCCGTCCACGATGACGTCCACGACCTTGCCGTACCGGGCCGCGATGGAATCGGCGTCGTTCATATCGCTTCCGTTAGCTGAGGCCTCAATACCGGAAGGCGCGATGCTGGTACTCAGCACGGGCCGGCCGAGCGCCTGCACGATTTCGAGGCATATCCGGTTGTCCGGCACCCGGATACCCACCGTCCGGCGCTTGCCGATCATGAACTTCGGCACGTCTCTCGAGGCCTCCAGAATGAAGGTGTAGGGGCCGGGCAGCAGGCGCTTCATCATGCGGTAGGCCGCGTTGGAGATGTTCTTCGCGTACCGTGCGAGATCCTTCAGATCCGAACAGACGAAACTGAGCGGCTTCCCGGCGGGAGCTTGCTTGATCTGGTAGATCCGGTTGATGGCCTTGCGGTTGAAGATATCGCAGCCCAGTCCGTAGACCGTGTCGGTCGGATACACGATCACGCCACCCCGATGCAGGGCTTCGACGACCCGGTCGACATGCCGTTTCTGGGGATGTTCGGGATGGAGTTGGAGGATAGCGGCCATGGCGGGTCGGGAATCGCTGGTCGGGAATCGCTGGTCAGGAAACGCGGGTCAGCACTTTCCTGCAGACTTCGATGGCCAGATCGATCTGTTCGCCGCTTACGTCCAGGTGCGTAACGGCGCGGATGATGCCGGGTTTCATGGCGAGCATCCGCACGCCTTCCACAGACAGGCGATCGACGGCTTCGAAGGGGTCGAGGCCGTTCCGCAGGCTGAAGAAGATCATGTTACTGTGGATCTCGTCCAGGTCGATCTCGACGTTCTCCAGGTCGGCGAGCGCCTCCGCCAGCCGGGTGGCATGGCCGTGGTCCTCGGACAGCCGGGAGATGTTGTGTTCCATGGCGTATAGACCGGCCGCCGCCAGGACGCCCGCCTGGCGCATTCCGCCTCCCAGCATCTTCCGGTAGTAGCGCGCCGCGTCGATCGTGGCCTGGTCGCCCGCCAGCACGCTGCCGACCGGCGCGCCCAGGCCCTTGGACAGGCACACGGATACGGAATCGACATGCTGCGTGTAGGTCTGTGCGGTCAGGCCCGTCGCCGCGCAGGCGTTGAACAGCCTGGCGCCGTCCATGTGGACGCGCAGGTTGTTTGACCTTCCGCATTCTCCTACCCGGGACAGCGCCTCCACGGGCCACGGATATCCGCCGGACTTGTTGTGGGTGTTCTCCACGGCGACCAGCGCTGTCCTGCCGTAGTGCACGTTGTCGCCCCGCTGGATCACTTCCTCCATCTGCGCCGGCGTGAATACACCCCGTTCTCCCGTCAGCAGGCGGACCTGCACGCCCGACAGTGCGCCGAGTGCACCGGCTTCCGCGTTGAACATGTGGCAGTACTTTTCCGCGATGACATCGTTGCCGTGATGGGTCTGCGACCGGACGGCGAGTTGGTTGCCCTGCGTGCCGCTCGTGACGAAGAGCCCAGCCTCCTTTCCGAGCAGTGCGGCCATGGCTTCTTCCAGCCGGTTGACCGATGGGTCTTCGCCGAAACAGTCGTCGCCGACCTCGGCGTTCGCCATGGCGCGGCGCATGGCTGGCGTCGGCCGAGTCATGGTGTCGCTGCGAAGTTCGACGATTTGCATGGACGCTCCTCAGTGGCCGTACTTGATCAGGGTCACGCTCGTGCCGTGCTCCGTGATATCGAACTCGACTTCGTCCATAAGGGCCTTGATCATCAGTATGCCCCGGCCATTCTCCTTGAGCAGGTTGTCCGGGTTACGCGGGTCCGGAAGGCCGTCGGGATCGAAACCACCGCCACAGTCGCATATGTGTATACGGAACAACGTCGAACTGCATTTGCAGGAGATAATGACCTGCTTGGACTCGTCGCACCGGTTTCCATGGAGTATCGCGTTCTTGACCGCTTCGTTCACGGCGATCATGATGTCGCCCCGCGTTCCCTGGTCGAAGCCGGTCTGCGCAGTCAACTCCTCAATGCGGCGGTCCACCTCCGCGGTCAGATCGGGATTGCTCGGGATCGTCAGTTCCAGCGTCACGCCGCTATCCGCCCCGTCCTGTCGAGTTTCGCCCATGCAAGAAACTCCATGATTCCACCGCACGAACGGCCTGCGTACGGCCCGGATCCTGCCGGAACGATGCGTACAATCCGCACGATCCAGGATACACGGTATCTACCTTTCGAACTCAATCAAGGTATGAGGTGGGTAGTGTCGTGTCAAGCCGTGTCAAGTGAAGGGGATGGGATACGGCGCAAGGACGACATCCATTCAAGACGGATCAATCTTCCCGCTCGGCGTCACGAACCATCTTGAGGTAGGCGTCGCGTATTTTGTTCTTGAAGGGCCTTCGCGCCTGCCGGGGAGCGCGCAATTCGCACGGCTCCCACCAGGCCAGTTCGTTGAGGTGGTCGGCGGGGACGGGAAAGGCTTCCTGGCGTACTGTTTTCGAACCCAGTCGGTCCGTCCACGCGGCCGAGGTCACAGACACCAGCCCATCGTTGTCTCCTTCGCGTCTGGCGATGTATTTCCAGGGCAGCTTCAGCGGGGTGAATATCCGCCCATGCCTTTGGTGGGCGGCATAGGTGGCATACCTGACGTGGTTTTGCGCTTCGGCGTTCAGCGCACGCTCGTTGAAGGCTGCGGCAGCCTCGGTACTGAGATCGCGGAAGCCCTCGAGATTAAGGCCGAAGAGGCTGGTGAAGCCGATCAGCCAGTTCACTTTGGCAAGACCGAAGTCTGCGAAGCAAGTCCCGCAGTGCGGCGTGCCAATGGTCGTCAGCGTTGCGACGTGATCGGCCATGTCGAAATCAACGATCATGTGGCGGGCGTCGAGACCACCCATACTGTGGGCGATGATGTGAACCCGGTCAGCTCCGGTGCTTTCGAGGATGACTTCGATGCGGCGTTTCAGGGCCAGCGCGCGCTTATGTACCTGGGCTGCGAAGGGTACGCGGGGGGCGAAGACGGTGTAACCGTGGTTTTCGAGATGACCGGCGATCCCGCTGAAGTAGTCGTACTTGTCGGGCTGGCGAAGGAGTCGGCGCAGCCCCGCCTGGAGGAGCGGCCGGTAAAGCGCGTCGAAGGGCACGATGCCGTGGGCGAGGATGATCGGAAGACTTATGGCGTACACTCCCTCGACGTTCAAACTGACCTTCAAGTTTTCACAAGACAACTCGCGTCGGGTTACGTTCCACGTGCAATCGTGACCTTTTACTTGTACAGTATTCGGTATAGCGAAAATATACCATAATTTAACATTTCTTTTAAAACAATAGGATTTTGAATGCATATGGAATCTCGTCTGAACCGTATGGAATGCCTTTATGCAGGCATGCAAGCTACACCGGCACAAGATATCACATGGCCGGAACGACTTCCTGCTCGCCGGAGATCATCGGGACGGGGCAAAGTATCGAGTCAGATGACTGGATTTGGGGGTATGTAACTTAATGACCTTAAGAGACTTACGAGGACCTGTTGAATCTGCGTTCGATCTCTTCGAGTGGCATGCGGACCACGGTGGGTCGCCCGCGGGGCGTTACATAGGGCATTTCCGTGGCGAACAGATCGTTGACGAGTCCGTTCATCTCCTGCTGGGACAACGGGTCGCCCTTCCTGATACCGGCATGGCCGGAGAAAGTAAGGGCGATACGTTCTTCCGTTTTGAGGTTCTTTTCCGGCATCTCCTGCAGGTTTTCAATCATCCGGTGAAACAATGTGTCTACTTCCTGGCTGCTTGCCATGCAGGGTACGGCGTCGACGACCACGGTCTGCTCGCCGAATAGTTTCACATTGAACCCCAGCCGGGCGAAGTGATCGAAATGTTCCCGGACCAGCGCGATCTGCGGCACCATGAGATCGAGGGTAACCGGAAACAGCAACTGCCGGGAGGGCGCGGATTCGTGGTCCATCGTCTTCAGCGCCCGTTCGAAAAGCACGCGTTCGTGGGCGGCGTGCTGATCGATGAGCATGAAACCGCCTTTGACCTGGGCCAGTATGTAGGCGTTGTGCAGTTGCCATAGCGACACCATTTCCGCGTCGCTGTGCTCCCTGACCGTTCCCTGTCCCCCTTCGTCGCGTTCCCCGCGATCCGTGCCGGCCGGGGTGTAGGTCCACTCGCCCGAAGGATCGCCGCCGTTTCCGCGCACGGGACCGAACAGGTCTATCTGGGTTCTGCGCGCCGTGCCCGGATCGTGGTCGGGCATATGCGCGCCGCCGGACGCCGCGGCCGGCGTCATTCCGGTGATGTCCGGCGTGTCCGTTTCGAAAACGGGCACCACGTCCGAGTTCTGTAACGACAGCCGAACGGCCCGCAGGAGCCGCTCATATACCCCGGACTCGTCGGAGAACCGGACCTCTCGCTTTGCGGGATGGACATTGACGTCCACCTGGTCGAGATCGATGTTCAGGAAAACGATGGATACGGGAAACCGTTCTTTGGGTAGAATCGAACCATACCCTTCGAACACGGCGCGGTTCAGGGCGCGGCTGGATACCGGTCTGAGGTTGATGTACAGATGCTGGTGGGTGCGGGAAACCCTGGCGGCGTCGGGCCGGCTGATGAACCCGTGTATCTTGACGAGATCGTCGTCGAACGTGACCGGGATCATCTGGTTCATGAGCGTGTTGCCCATGACGGCCTGCGCGCGGGTATAGGTGTTGGACACGGCGGGCAGGGACAGGGTATCCCGGCCGTCGACCGTCAGCGTGATCGCGATCCCGGGATAGGCCATGGCGATGGCGGAAACCACGGAAACGACATGGCGCGTCTCCGTACCCGTCGTCCTCAGGAACTTCCGGCGGGCGGGCACGTTGTAGAACAGCTGCGATACGGCGATCGTCGTACCCGCTGCCCGGCCGGCGTCCGTAACTTTCGGCGCCGAACCCCCGTCGATGCGGACGCGGGTCCCGGCCGCTTCGCCTTTCGTATTCGTCGTCAGGTCTACCCGGGCCACGGAGGCGATGCTGGCCAGCGCTTCGCCCCGAAAGCCGAAGGTACCGATGCGGTAGAGGTCGTCTTCGCCGGTGATCTTGCTGGTCGCATGCCGCTCGAAGGCCAGTACCGCGTCCTCCCGGGACATGCCTGCGCCGTCGTCCATGACGCGGATGAGCTGCTTTCCGCCCGCCTTGATCTCCACGGAAATGCGCTTGCCACCGGCGTCGATCGCGTTCTCGGCCAGTTCCTTCACGACCGAGGCGGGGCGTTCGATCACCTCGCCCGCGGCGATCATGTTCGCCAGCTTCTCGGGCAACACCTTGATCTGATCAGCCATTCGTCACCGGAGTTACCAACGTTTATTCGCCGTACGTGATCCGGTAGATCACCCCGGCGTAATCATCAGAAACGAGCAGGGACTCGTCCGGCATGACCTCCACGTCGGCCGGTCGCCCGGAGTACTCCTCGTCCACGAGCCAGCCCGCGGCGAAATCCTCGTAACTCACGGCCTCGTTGCCGTCCAGGCGCACCAGGGTGACCCGGTACCCGATCCGATTGTCCCGGTTCCAGGACCCGTGTTCCGCGATCAATACCTGGTGACGGTACTCGGGCGGGAACATGTCGCCGGTGTAGAACCGCATGCCCACCGCGGCCACGTGCGGACCGAGGTCCTGCACGGGGGGCACCAGGGAGTCCAGCGGACGCCTGCCGCCGAATTCGGGATCCGGTATATCCGTGCCGTGGTGATAGGGGAAGCCGAAATGCTGCCCTGCTTCGGTCACGCGGTTCAATTCGTCCGGCGGGATGTCGTTGCCCATGAGGTCCCGCCCGTTGTCGGAGAACCACAGTTCGCCCGTGTCCGGGTGCCAGTCGAAGCCCACGGTATTGCGTACACCGCTCGCGTAGACTTCCAGGTCCGTTCCGTCCGGGTTCATGCGCATGATGGTCGCGTAACGCGGATCGGCGCGTTCGCAGACGTTGCACGGTGCCCCCACGGGAACGTAGAGCTTGCCGTCGGGGCCGAACCGGATGAACTTCCAGCCGTGATGGCGGTCGGTCGGGAAGCCCCGGCTGACCACAACGGGATCGGGGGGATCGTAGAGCCTGTTTTCGATGTCGTCGTACCGGAGCACCACGTTGATATCGGCGACGTAGAGTGCTCCTTCGCGAAAAGCGATGCCACTCGGCATCTTGAGCCCGCTGTCGAGGGTCAGCACCTCGTCGGCGACGAAATCTCCGTTCAAGTCCCTGACGGCGTACACGTTCCCGGCGCGCCGGGAACCCACGAAGAGGGTGCCGCCGGGGCCCATCGCCATGGCCCGCGCATTGCGGACGCCGCTGGCGTAAACGGAAATCCTGAAGCCTTCCGGCAACTGGATTCGGGACAGGACGGGATCGGATTCAGAGGATTCGCCACCGGGCGCGGGTGTCGTCCCGCATGCGGCGCCCAGCAGGAAGCCCAGTAGGAACAGACGTGGTGTCCAAATGCGGA encodes:
- a CDS encoding fatty acid desaturase; this translates as MSAPDLKTGPAPVKPTDIVPPDRLSELLCRRNLPGFVFLTGHLAATLLTGFLVSLSLGTWWLAPALLAHGAVVVHWFAPFHECSHGTAFRSAAMNRIVGWITGTGLFLIPAYFRYEHLAHHSHTQITGDDPEMIPMAESLGGYLWYATGIPYFYSNLTALVRMLFGRFNAVERKFLPRRERGNVVMEAWSMVLAYGALAAVSVWFDTMAVVLYWLAPRFLGEPVMRLIRMSEHTGCPRIRHILLNTRTVLTIPLVRWLNWNNAYHAEHHAIPTVPFHALGDLHRIMGPHFEEVRPGYVNTQLHLMANGMKNSAAKGG
- a CDS encoding cupin domain-containing protein encodes the protein MGVVHKHQGQQGANDWSGVEKQPYSKGGAVGGSVRVVIGPDDGANNFSVRYFEIEPGGQSSFDRHPHDHGIYILRGRAKVLIGWDVHDVGPGDVVYIAPNEQHQFESIGEEPLGFLCVVPPK
- a CDS encoding ferritin-like domain-containing protein, which codes for MSENYKSEDPVSEDPVSEDPVSEESKPDEHKPSDFAIPLPDTTDWGEPDRDIRVKPADGRGILMRDCQVGRAGEVPEVALDGHGLAQRGSVVDPGTPDFGFAIREKKLVWADNIADLYEQGKAGQWDATTDIPWDDLPVLPDDLEQAVCQVMTFLIQNEYLAMYLPAKFMNRIDPQFSEVVLFLATQVMDEARHAEVFTKRALANGGGLQYVSAATEWSLRSLLAQDDYSNGSFLMHVLGEGTFMELLMFLEQVAPDPVTARTFKLARQDEGRHVGYGISHFAYHIEQDPSIKDDLMRAAEERTLFLQQASGSSPFVLKAMMTLAGGGSHPEQLARGRDAVMGLYEEMHSKRVRELVAIGFDRKDAERISELHGSGVRNFM
- a CDS encoding chloride channel protein; translation: MNLSRLRVFRLWRVMARRFRQRLHANIERMRTTDQVFVISAAVLIGVLGAGGAIAFRELILFIESVAWGGGLSDRVSLTTLAVLTVPTAGGLIVGILIYFSTREARGLPDVMEAVALRGGRIRPRVAVETSLATAISIGTGLSVGREGPIAQIGAAIGSTFGRLSHVNVHRMRTFVGCGAAAGIAATFNTPIAGALFALEVILGNFSFSRFSPIVISSVVATAISRYFLGNQPAIIVPPHGVNHPLEFALYAILGILAAIVGTLFVRALYGVEDLYGKVPLPDYLKPMTGGLLVGALALLYPQILGVGYDTMDRVLFSELEWQFLLILVFMKIAATSFSLGSGASGGVIAPSLFVGCMLGGAYGALVNHLLPGTSASGGAYALVAMGALVSSTIRTPMTSILMIFEMTGNYELILPLAISVIVSTALSAYLLKPSVYTMRLLRRNVDLEKGEETNILRSLNVGQARAGSFETIPPQAPLDDLMSRLAESTDTEFYITDDAERYQGTVTFDRIRSLVAYGEDLEGVVVAHDIAQFDLPTVTDGDTLDRVMLLFGRHQVNAFPVVDPDSGRLVGVISREHVMDAYNRETARRDLAGEFGSMVDTLSEGRVVQLGDDYAMVEINAPRQFTGRSIRRLQIRSRHGVQILLIRKREHRAGQANQAEQSDRDGQAHFVPEPDYVIREEDVLLVAGERDCIERIVNL
- a CDS encoding outer membrane beta-barrel protein; translation: MGTFLLRRFPAWLTVLMLAAIPAAAQENGDSTVSSLVEISGFVDASYTYSNLDDANTFGLDQVEIDLSRNLGDIGSLRADLEWVSDGEGGFTLDAEQGYVTLDLGLGRSEGNYPTLTFGKFNAPIGFELLDAPDMYQYSHALVFDLGLPTNLTGAMLSMDLGGGIDVLVHLSNGWDRNVDENTNKMIGGRLGYSHEDMGGIGFSAMRGDESGFTGNLTVYDIDLTLTPTPGLLIGGEFNNGRTDLDEALKQESSWNGYMVMAHFSVNDVMGITGRYDYFTREVESNYPSFRVAARRSGAQDHPVRLEETRQALTIAPTFALTDGLGFLMELRRDFSDDEIFGDPEDGTLEKSMVNFAFEMTYSF
- a CDS encoding outer membrane beta-barrel protein; protein product: MLRRFHVLLTVLMLAAFPAAAQENGGDDMETEGGGTAISGLVEISGFVDASYTYNSTDDANSFGLDQVEIDLSRNLGDIGSLRTDLEWVSDGEGGFTLDAEQGYVTLDLGLGRGEGNYPTLTFGKFNAPIGFELLDAPDMYQYSHSLVFNNGLPTNLTGAMLSMDLGGGFDVVVHLTNGWDQNVDTNTNKMIGGRLGYSHDDMGGIGFSAMRGDHEDPVYGSDFVLVSNLTVYDIDLTLTPIPRFIIGGEYNNGKKELAVSETVLNWNGYLVMAHYRLTDVMGLTGRYDYFNTYSTITTRGGRMNVFSITRQALTIAPTFALTDGLGFLMELRRDFSFYERDKGSGEREDEESMVNFAFEMTYSF